In Rhinopithecus roxellana isolate Shanxi Qingling chromosome 4, ASM756505v1, whole genome shotgun sequence, a single genomic region encodes these proteins:
- the LOC104675038 gene encoding 60S ribosomal protein L29 translates to MAKSKNHTTHNQSRKWHRNGIKKPRSQRYESLKGVDPKFLRNMRFAKKHNKKGLKKMQANNAKAMSARAEAVKALVKPKEVKPKIPKGVSRKLDRLAYIAHPKLGKRARARIAKGLRLCRPKAKAKDQTKAQAAAPVSIPAQAPKGAQATTKATE, encoded by the coding sequence caaccagtCCCGAAAATGGCACAGAAATGGTATCAAGAAACCCCGATCACAAAGATACGAATCTCTTAAGGGGGTGGACCCCAAGTTCCTGAGGAACATGCGCTTTGCCAAGAAGCACAACAAGAAGGGCCTAAAGAAGATGCAGGCCAACAATGCCAAGGCCATGAGTGCACGTGCCGAGGCTGTCAAGGCCCTCGTAAAGCCCAAGGAGGTTAAGCCCAAGATCCCAAAGGGTGTCAGCCGCAAGCTTGATCGACTTGCCTACATTGCCCACCCCAAGCTTGGGAAGCGTGCTCGTGCTCGCATTGCCAAGGGGCTCCGGCTGTGCCGGCCAAAGGCCAAGGCCAAGGATCAAACCAAGGCTCAGGCTGCAGCTCCAGTTTCAATTccagctcaggctcccaaaggTGCCCAGGCCACTACAAAGGCTACAGAGTAG